CGCGTTCACCATCCCCATGTCCTTCGCCTCCTGGGCGGAGTAGCTCTGGCCGAGGAAGAAGATTTCGCGCGCGAACTTCTGGCCGACTTGCTTGGCGAGGTACGCCGAACCGAAGCCTCCGTCGAAGCTCGCGACGTCGGTATCGGTCTGTTTGAAGACCGCGTGCTCGCGACTGGCGATCGTGAGGTCGCACGTGACGTGCAGGCTATGGCCGCCGCCGACCGCGAAGCCCGGGACGACCGCGATCACGATCTTCGGCATGAAGCGGATGAGCCGCTGCACTTCGAGGATGTGCAGGCGTCCGGTGCGGGCCGGATCGATGTTCGCGGCCTGCTCTCCGTCAGCGTACTTGTAACCGTCCCGGCCGCGGATCCGCTGGTCCCCGCCCGAGCAGAAGGCGCGAACGCCGTCCTTCGGCGACGGGCCGTTGCCCGTGAGGAGGATGCAGCCGACGTCGGTCGTCATCCGCGCGTCTTCCAGGGCTCGGTACAGCTCGTCGACGGTGTTC
The Candidatus Binatia bacterium genome window above contains:
- a CDS encoding 1,4-dihydroxy-2-naphthoyl-CoA synthase yields the protein MVSELFNESRWQQIPGFDFKDVTYHRAVDQGTVRIAFDRPEVRNAFRPNTVDELYRALEDARMTTDVGCILLTGNGPSPKDGVRAFCSGGDQRIRGRDGYKYADGEQAANIDPARTGRLHILEVQRLIRFMPKIVIAVVPGFAVGGGHSLHVTCDLTIASREHAVFKQTDTDVASFDGGFGSAYLAKQVGQKFAREIFFLGQSYSAQEAKDMGMVNAVVPHAELEEFALGWAAEVNTKSPTAQRMAKFALNLIDDGMVGQQVFAGEATRLAYMTDEAVEGRDAFLEKRPRDFSKFPWHY